GCAGCCCAGTGGGAGCTTGGCATACAGTAGGCGTTTGGCAGTTTGTTGCTTTtgctgcctgccctgctgacACAATTTCTCATGGCATAAAAGACAGAGTATATATGGATCTGGGCATGTGTCAGAAAACCCAACTGAGACTCACAGAAGCCAGTTTCTGACTGAGAAACTGGGCAGTTCCTGGGCCTCAGGCACAGCAGGATTTTGGGGCACAGCAGTGGTGCTGGGGCACCATCTCCATCTCCCACTTAGCCTGAGATCTCCCCGATGGCCCTGCTCTCTTGCCATCTGCCCTTGTGGCAGCAGGGTGGCGTCCATGGTTCCAGGTTTGCATGCCCttggtctgcctttcccagcagTTGCACCTGACATCCTGGTTCTCTCTCATGGGGCTCCCGTGGGTCCCAAGCACTTCCCTGAACCAGCCCTCAGGCCAGGGGAATGACACACACCACTGGCCAGTGCTGCGTCCTAGGCCCATCCCTGAAGCCAGGAGCGGGGGACTCAGCCTCACCTGGAACCACTGAAGTGggggtgaggagggagaggaaggggatgGATATACCAGGCCGATAAGTGCCACAGATGCTGAGCAGGCCCTTTTGCGAAACCTGCTGGGCCGGTGGCTTCCCTAGAGGTCTCCACACCTGTTGTCGGTGACCTTTCGCCTGGTCCCGCATGCCTCAGAATTAAAACCATGAATATGATAATAACAGCAAATGTATACTTGGCCCTTCCTGGGTGCCAGGCAGTCTTCTGCTGCATCTGTTAacccatttgacccaacaatcaaATGCAGTAGGTTTTGTTTCTGCCcccgttttatagatgagaaagctaAGGTACAGAGCCAGGAAGCAGCAGCCTGCTACTTGTGATGTGAACCTGGCCCATCTGGCTCCACCGTGCTCACCCCTACTCACCAGCCCAAGGCTGTTGTTCCTAGCCAGGAAACTGGGGCCCCAAGAGGGGAGGGCCAGGCTGGAGGTCACCTGCAGTTGAGGGTCTGCAAGTCTGTGAGCCTTGCTCCCTGGAGCCTGATCCCCACCTCCCTGTGTCCCACCCTGACTTgccccttcctcctttccaacCTCAGGAACCAAAGGCTCCTATAGATATGGGGATGAGCTTACTGCCCCTGCCGATGCAGAGGCTCTTGTTCCCTGACTACCACGCCACTCCCTTGCCCACCAGGTGTTTGTGGTGGCACTGGTGGGCATTGCCCGGGCCGTGGTATCCATGACGGTGAGCACCTCGAACGCTGCAACTGTTGCTGATAAGGTGCGGCTGGGCCCTCTGAGGGAGGCCAGGGAGGCCTGGCCTGGGGTGGGCTGGGGATGCTGGCCTGGGCTGACGCTGTGCCCACTCTGCGTGCAGATCCTGTGGGAGATCACCCGCTTCTTCCTGCTGGCCATCGAGCTGAGTGTGATCATCCTGGGCCTGGCCTTTGGTGTGTGTACCGCTGGGCTCCGGGGCCCCGGCAACgctctcccctgcccctccctggctGTGGGCTGACTCTGGCGTGGTCACCTGGGCTGGCTCCTGCCTACTGACCAGCACGTTTCTTCCAGGCCACCTGGAGAGCAAGTCCAGCATCAAGCGGTTGCTGGCCATCACCACAGTGCTGTCTCTGgcctactctgtcacccaggtaagAGGGTGGGTTTGGGCAGGAGATGCCAGGGGTCAGGGCACCAGGCACCCACTGCTTCTGGGCTTGGGTGAGGTTTCCAGTCTTTGTCACCTTCAGAGTTCCCAAAACTTTGCACCTGAGAAATCACATGGGATGCTTGTTACCGAGGCACATTCTGGGGTCCCCTGGAGATTCGGATCCAGTAGGCCAGGGCACCAGGGCGGGAGGCTCAGGACTTGCCATTTTAATAAGGAGTTCAGGTAGGGACAGTGCAGGTCCGCAGACCTCCCTGAGAAGCATGCATCTAGAGGCCCCTTTCTTGGATTGGGGGGAGGTACTGCACCTCGTCCATCTCTGCCCCCTGCCCCATGTGACTCAGCCCAAGACTGGGCCGGCTCCGGATGCTATAATCAGGTGGGCAGTACGTGGCCTGGGAGCAGGCTGGGGCAGGTGACTTGAGGGTCAGGCCAAGAGGCTGGACTTGGTGTGGTAGAGAGCTTAGGGGGCTTTGCATCAGGGAAAGCCCCTGGGAGGGAGGAGCCTTGAGATCCTCTCCCTTCATCCCTTCCTGCTTGCCCCTGCAGGGCACCCTGGAGATCCTGTACCCTGATGCCCATCTCTCAGCTGAGGACTTTAATATCTATGGCCATGGGGGCCGCCAGTTCTGGCTGGTCAGCTCCTGCTTCTTCTTCCTGGTGAGGTTCAGGCTGGGGCAACTGGGGTGGCTGGGGCCTTAGGGCCAGGTAGGGGATTGGATGCCTGGGTTTCTGGCTGTGGGTCAGGGCTGGCGCCCCCAGCACTGTCTCAgccctgcctgtctctgtaggtCTACTCTCTGGTGGTCGTCCTTCCCAAGACCCCGCTGAAGGAGCGCATCTCCCTGCCTTGTGAGCAGCTGGCCAGCAGCTCTGGGACAGGCGGGGACGGGAGGGCATCTACTGGGCCACTgtggctgggagctggagagcCCTGGGTGAAAGGGAGGCCTAGGGGGGCTCCGAGGGACACACCAGGCTTGAGGGTGGTAGGTGCTGGAGGCAGAGTCTGGCCTGGCCAGGGTGGGACCTCACGACCCACCCTGTCTGGCCCCCAGCTCGGAGGAGCTTCTACGTGTATGCGGGCATCCTGGCACTGCTCAACCTACTGCAGGGGCTGGGGAGTGTGCTGCTCTGCTTGGACATCATCGAGGGGCTCTGGTGCGTGGGGGCTGCAGGGTGTCTACCTCGTGGGGGCATGGGAAGTGGGCGGCAGGGTGTCCACCCACTGGGGGCATGGGGAGGTGTGGAGTCAGCATAGGGCTGGGAGGCCCTGCGCTGACCTGTCTTCTCCGCAGCTGTGTAGATGCCACAACCTTCCTGTACTTCAGCTTCTTTGCTCCGCTCATCTACGTGGCTTTCCTCCGGGGCTTCTTTGGGTGAGTCTGTGGCCGCCGGCGCCCCCGCGTGGCTGCTAGCGGAACTGCGCCTTCTTCCAGAATGGGTGTGAGGATTGAAACAGAGGGGCTGTGTATGCATTCAGTGTGCATGCGCATGCACATACTTGCACATGGGCACATGCCTacagatacacatgcacatgcacacagatataTGCACACTTACCCACATGTGCATGGACACGTGCACATGCACGCACAGATGCAcaagcatgcacacatgcacaaacatacacatacggATACACACgggcacatgcacacaaacatgcacgcccacatgcatgcatacacacatgaacacacaggcgctcaatatatacatacatgtagatatatgcacatatacatatatacatatatatatatgcacattgtATGTACAGTTCACACAGACATACTCTCACCATGAGAGATAGAGTGACTGCACGTTGTCCTACATTGCtggtttttatttaataatatatgaaGTCATTCATTCGCAAGCATtcattgaacacctactgtgtgccagacactgctagAGCCAGAAGATGCGAGGCCCACAGTGGATGCaaatccctgtcctcatggagcttgtACCCTGCTGGGGGAAGACTTAAGTGGGGAGCAGGTTTGGGGTGGGAAGTCAGTTGGATTCTCTGGGGGTGAGTACACTGCTATGCACATGTGCATCTGCAGAAGCATCTGTGAGATGGGATGCTGAAGACGTGGGATTGGGGGTCCCACTCCAGGCCTCTAATGTGGTCGGAATGTGGGTGCTTTGCCCCTCCTTTCTCACCTGCCAGGTCTTGTGGGGAGGGGCTCAGCCTCCCCCCGGGTGAAGCTGGCAGAGGGTCAGACTGGCCCACAGCCACAGCTCGGATCTGCAGACACAATTTCTCTCCTGAGCCTCAGGCTCCTTTTTGTAAATTGGGTGTAGTGTGTCCCCCTTGGAGAGTTACCCTGAGGACCGAGGGACCAGATCAGGGTGGAGCAGGCAGTAACATGAGCAGCAGGGGTCAGAGGAGTGGGGCGGAGGCCACAGCCAGTGTTTCCTGAGTGCTTGGGCAGGCGCTGTTGAAGGCTCATGATTTATGTCGTTCTTCCTCCACACGGTGTCCACGCACCCATTTCACCATGAGGAAGCAGGCACAGAGGCCCCCTGCCTGAGCTCACACAGTCGGGGGAGGAGGGCTGGGTTCCAAAACAAGTCTAAATGGGCACCGGGGTCCAGCTGACAGGCCTACTTGGGGTGGGTGTCAGGCAGCTGTTGGCCGATTCCTTCCTTATCTGGTGGCCCCATTGGCCTGGAGGGAAGACTGTTCCTGAGTCACTCAGTGAGGCTCCTGTGCCCCTGTCTCCCTCCTGTCAGCTCAGAGCCCAAGATCCTCTTCTCCTACAAATGCCAAGTGGACGAGACAGAGGAGCCGGATGTACACCTACCCCAGCCCTACGCTGTGGCCCGGCGGGAGGGCCTGGAGGCTCCAGGGGCTGCTGGGGCCTCAGCTGCCAGCTACTCAAGCACACAGTTTGACTCTGCGGGCGGGGTGGCCTACCTGGATGATATCGCTTCCATGCCCTGCCACACTGGCAGCATCAACAGCACGGACAGCGAGCGCTGGAAGGCCATCAATGCCTGAGAGCAGCTGCCAGGGCCTGCAGAGGACAGGCCAGAATGGAGGCCAGCAGGTCCAGAGTCCCCGGGGGAGGAGGACCAGGTCAAGGGACCTTCTGTGGGCGGTAGCCTTGTGTGGCCCTGTTCCCACCATGAGTCTGGAGGCCCCACCTCCCTGGGGCTCCCAATCCCCTTTGCCATCTCTGCTCTCACTGGGGACTCTCCTCCCTTCCCATCTGGTCTCATACTGCTCAGCGACATGGCCCAGGCTTTCCTTCCAGGGCCATGCTTGGCAAGGTTGGCTGAGGGCACCCTCCTTCTCTGCATCCTTGGCACGAGGGCAGGGCTGGCTCTCCCAATGCCTCCATCCCATCCCCATGGTGCTTTGGCCTCCTCAAAGCCCACTGTGGTAGATGGACTGAAGTGTGTATATTTTCTTgatctattttttaataaaaatgaaaaggagcaGAAGGTGCTAATGTGGAGGTTTTGCAGGAATACTGGTGCTGGTTCCTTTCAGGAGCCTGAGGGCTGGGTGAGGGGCTGGGAGGCTCAGGGGGCCTCTGTTTGCTCAACTAAGGAACAATCCCCATTGCCCAAGCCGTGGACTGGCTGCTGGGGAGGTGGAGAGAAACAGGATCCCAGCTGCCCCTGCTCCTGGGCCCATCTGAGTCGTGGGGACAGACATTGGAGAGAGAGGAGAACTATGTTTTGtgagccagcccctctcccttcTGTGTCAGAGACACACACTGTTGTCTTGAGCAGCGGGTTCCCTCTGCTCAGCTCCAGTAAAACTCAGAATGGACTTACTATTGCCATCTGTAAAATCCGGAGAAGACGCATCCTGCAGGGCCTTTTGTAAGGATTGGAAAACACTAAGCATGAGTGGCTGGCATACAGTCATGAACGATAAGGATAGCTCTTATTTTTAGCCTCGAGAATAGTGCTTGGCACTAGTAAACCCTCAGCAGACAGGATGCGGGGAATGATGTTTGTCATAAGGATGGGTGTGGTTGGCTAAAAATGGGAGTAAATCAGAACAAAGCACTGGGATCATAAGGCGTGAGTAGGGGAGAGGGGCCCACGTGTCCCTGCCACTGCCCTTGTACCTGAGTTCGGC
This sequence is a window from Macaca fascicularis isolate 582-1 chromosome 2, T2T-MFA8v1.1. Protein-coding genes within it:
- the TPRA1 gene encoding transmembrane protein adipocyte-associated 1 isoform X2 — its product is MAVPYTGGLAAGRMDTLEEATWANGSTALPPPLAPNISVPHRCLLLLYEDIGTSRVRYWDLLLLIPNVLFLIFLLWKLPSARAKIRITSSPIFITFYILVFVVALVGIARAVVSMTVSTSNAATVADKILWEITRFFLLAIELSVIILGLAFGHLESKSSIKRLLAITTVLSLAYSVTQGTLEILYPDAHLSAEDFNIYGHGGRQFWLVSSCFFFLVYSLVVVLPKTPLKERISLPSRRSFYVYAGILALLNLLQGLGSVLLCLDIIEGLCCVDATTFLYFSFFAPLIYVAFLRGFFGSEPKILFSYKCQVDETEEPDVHLPQPYAVARREGLEAPGAAGASAASYSSTQFDSAGGVAYLDDIASMPCHTGSINSTDSERWKAINA
- the TPRA1 gene encoding transmembrane protein adipocyte-associated 1 isoform X5 — translated: MDTLEEATWANGSTALPPPLAPNISVPHRCLLLLYEDIGTSRVRYWDLLLLIPNVLFLIFLLWKLPSARAKIRITSSPIFITFYILVSSLQLTEKPTTQLKQKGISCFYNENELQVFVVALVGIARAVVSMTVSTSNAATVADKILWEITRFFLLAIELSVIILGLAFGHLESKSSIKRLLAITTVLSLAYSVTQGTLEILYPDAHLSAEDFNIYGHGGRQFWLVSSCFFFLVYSLVVVLPKTPLKERISLPSRRSFYVYAGILALLNLLQGLGSVLLCLDIIEGLCCVDATTFLYFSFFAPLIYVAFLRGFFGSEPKILFSYKCQVDETEEPDVHLPQPYAVARREGLEAPGAAGASAASYSSTQFDSAGGVAYLDDIASMPCHTGSINSTDSERWKAINA
- the TPRA1 gene encoding transmembrane protein adipocyte-associated 1 isoform X1; translated protein: MAVPYTGGLAAGRMDTLEEATWANGSTALPPPLAPNISVPHRCLLLLYEDIGTSRVRYWDLLLLIPNVLFLIFLLWKLPSARAKIRITSSPIFITFYILVSSLQLTEKPTTQLKQKGISCFYNENELQVFVVALVGIARAVVSMTVSTSNAATVADKILWEITRFFLLAIELSVIILGLAFGHLESKSSIKRLLAITTVLSLAYSVTQGTLEILYPDAHLSAEDFNIYGHGGRQFWLVSSCFFFLVYSLVVVLPKTPLKERISLPSRRSFYVYAGILALLNLLQGLGSVLLCLDIIEGLCCVDATTFLYFSFFAPLIYVAFLRGFFGSEPKILFSYKCQVDETEEPDVHLPQPYAVARREGLEAPGAAGASAASYSSTQFDSAGGVAYLDDIASMPCHTGSINSTDSERWKAINA
- the TPRA1 gene encoding transmembrane protein adipocyte-associated 1 isoform X6 — encoded protein: MAVPYTGGLAAGRMDTLEEATWANGSTALPPPLAPNISVPHRCLLLLYEDIGTSRVRYWDLLLLIPNVLFLIFLLWKLPSARAKIRITSSPIFITFYILVFVVALVGIARAVVSMTVSTSNAATVADKATWRASPASSGCWPSPQCCLWPTLSPRAPWRSCTLMPISQLRTLISMAMGAASSGWSAPASSSCSEELLRVCGHPGTAQPTAGAGECAALLGHHRGALLCRCHNLPVLQLLCSAHLRGFPPGLLWLRAQDPLLLQMPSGRDRGAGCTPTPALRCGPAGGPGGSRGCWGLSCQLLKHTV
- the TPRA1 gene encoding transmembrane protein adipocyte-associated 1 isoform X10, translated to MDTLEEATWANGSTALPPPLAPNISVPHRCLLLLYEDIGTSRVRYWDLLLLIPNVLFLIFLLWKLPSARAKIRITSSPIFITFYILVSSLQLTEKPTTQLKQKGISCFYNENELQVFVVALVGIARAVVSMTVSTSNAATVADKATWRASPASSGCWPSPQCCLWPTLSPRAPWRSCTLMPISQLRTLISMAMGAASSGWSAPASSSCSEELLRVCGHPGTAQPTAGAGECAALLGHHRGALLCRCHNLPVLQLLCSAHLRGFPPGLLWLRAQDPLLLQMPSGRDRGAGCTPTPALRCGPAGGPGGSRGCWGLSCQLLKHTV
- the TPRA1 gene encoding transmembrane protein adipocyte-associated 1 isoform X7; the encoded protein is MDTLEEATWANGSTALPPPLAPNISVPHRCLLLLYEDIGTSRVRYWDLLLLIPNVLFLIFLLWKLPSARAKIRITSSPIFITFYILVFVVALVGIARAVVSMTVSTSNAATVADKILWEITRFFLLAIELSVIILGLAFGHLESKSSIKRLLAITTVLSLAYSVTQGTLEILYPDAHLSAEDFNIYGHGGRQFWLVSSCFFFLVYSLVVVLPKTPLKERISLPSRRSFYVYAGILALLNLLQGLGSVLLCLDIIEGLCCVDATTFLYFSFFAPLIYVAFLRGFFGSEPKILFSYKCQVDETEEPDVHLPQPYAVARREGLEAPGAAGASAASYSSTQFDSAGGVAYLDDIASMPCHTGSINSTDSERWKAINA
- the TPRA1 gene encoding transmembrane protein adipocyte-associated 1 isoform X11, coding for MDTLEEATWANGSTALPPPLAPNISVPHRCLLLLYEDIGTSRVRYWDLLLLIPNVLFLIFLLWKLPSARAKIRITSSPIFITFYILVFVVALVGIARAVVSMTVSTSNAATVADKATWRASPASSGCWPSPQCCLWPTLSPRAPWRSCTLMPISQLRTLISMAMGAASSGWSAPASSSCSEELLRVCGHPGTAQPTAGAGECAALLGHHRGALLCRCHNLPVLQLLCSAHLRGFPPGLLWLRAQDPLLLQMPSGRDRGAGCTPTPALRCGPAGGPGGSRGCWGLSCQLLKHTV
- the TPRA1 gene encoding transmembrane protein adipocyte-associated 1 isoform X4; translated protein: MAVPYTGGLAAGRMDTLEEATWANGSTALPPPLAPNISVPHRCLLLLYEDIGTSRVRYWDLLLLIPNVLFLIFLLWKLPSARAKIRITSSPIFITFYILVSSLQLTEKPTTQLKQKGISCFYNENELQVFVVALVGIARAVVSMTVSTSNAATVADKATWRASPASSGCWPSPQCCLWPTLSPRAPWRSCTLMPISQLRTLISMAMGAASSGWSAPASSSCSEELLRVCGHPGTAQPTAGAGECAALLGHHRGALLCRCHNLPVLQLLCSAHLRGFPPGLLWLRAQDPLLLQMPSGRDRGAGCTPTPALRCGPAGGPGGSRGCWGLSCQLLKHTV
- the TPRA1 gene encoding transmembrane protein adipocyte-associated 1 isoform X12 → MTVSTSNAATVADKILWEITRFFLLAIELSVIILGLAFGHLESKSSIKRLLAITTVLSLAYSVTQGTLEILYPDAHLSAEDFNIYGHGGRQFWLVSSCFFFLVYSLVVVLPKTPLKERISLPSRRSFYVYAGILALLNLLQGLGSVLLCLDIIEGLCCVDATTFLYFSFFAPLIYVAFLRGFFGSEPKILFSYKCQVDETEEPDVHLPQPYAVARREGLEAPGAAGASAASYSSTQFDSAGGVAYLDDIASMPCHTGSINSTDSERWKAINA
- the TPRA1 gene encoding transmembrane protein adipocyte-associated 1 isoform X9, encoding MDTLEEATWANGSTALPPPLAPNISVPHRCLLLLYEDIGTSRVRYWDLLLLIPNVLFLIFLLWKLPSARAKIRITSSPIFITFYILILWEITRFFLLAIELSVIILGLAFGHLESKSSIKRLLAITTVLSLAYSVTQGTLEILYPDAHLSAEDFNIYGHGGRQFWLVSSCFFFLVYSLVVVLPKTPLKERISLPSRRSFYVYAGILALLNLLQGLGSVLLCLDIIEGLCCVDATTFLYFSFFAPLIYVAFLRGFFGSEPKILFSYKCQVDETEEPDVHLPQPYAVARREGLEAPGAAGASAASYSSTQFDSAGGVAYLDDIASMPCHTGSINSTDSERWKAINA
- the TPRA1 gene encoding transmembrane protein adipocyte-associated 1 isoform X3, coding for MAVPYTGGLAAGRMDTLEEATWANGSTALPPPLAPNISVPHRCLLLLYEDIGTSRVRYWDLLLLIPNVLFLIFLLWKLPSARAKIRITSSPIFITFYILILWEITRFFLLAIELSVIILGLAFGHLESKSSIKRLLAITTVLSLAYSVTQGTLEILYPDAHLSAEDFNIYGHGGRQFWLVSSCFFFLVYSLVVVLPKTPLKERISLPSRRSFYVYAGILALLNLLQGLGSVLLCLDIIEGLCCVDATTFLYFSFFAPLIYVAFLRGFFGSEPKILFSYKCQVDETEEPDVHLPQPYAVARREGLEAPGAAGASAASYSSTQFDSAGGVAYLDDIASMPCHTGSINSTDSERWKAINA
- the TPRA1 gene encoding transmembrane protein adipocyte-associated 1 isoform X13 → MGAQHYPHPWHQTSVCLIAACCCSMKTLAPPGHLESKSSIKRLLAITTVLSLAYSVTQGTLEILYPDAHLSAEDFNIYGHGGRQFWLVSSCFFFLVYSLVVVLPKTPLKERISLPSRRSFYVYAGILALLNLLQGLGSVLLCLDIIEGLCCVDATTFLYFSFFAPLIYVAFLRGFFGSEPKILFSYKCQVDETEEPDVHLPQPYAVARREGLEAPGAAGASAASYSSTQFDSAGGVAYLDDIASMPCHTGSINSTDSERWKAINA
- the TPRA1 gene encoding transmembrane protein adipocyte-associated 1 isoform X14; amino-acid sequence: MDTLEEATWANGSTALPPPLAPNISVPHRCLLLLYEDIGTSRVRYWDLLLLIPNVLFLIFLLWKLPSARAKIRITSSPIFITFYILATWRASPASSGCWPSPQCCLWPTLSPRAPWRSCTLMPISQLRTLISMAMGAASSGWSAPASSSCSEELLRVCGHPGTAQPTAGAGECAALLGHHRGALLCRCHNLPVLQLLCSAHLRGFPPGLLWLRAQDPLLLQMPSGRDRGAGCTPTPALRCGPAGGPGGSRGCWGLSCQLLKHTV
- the TPRA1 gene encoding transmembrane protein adipocyte-associated 1 isoform X8 → MAVPYTGGLAAGRMDTLEEATWANGSTALPPPLAPNISVPHRCLLLLYEDIGTSRVRYWDLLLLIPNVLFLIFLLWKLPSARAKIRITSSPIFITFYILATWRASPASSGCWPSPQCCLWPTLSPRAPWRSCTLMPISQLRTLISMAMGAASSGWSAPASSSCSEELLRVCGHPGTAQPTAGAGECAALLGHHRGALLCRCHNLPVLQLLCSAHLRGFPPGLLWLRAQDPLLLQMPSGRDRGAGCTPTPALRCGPAGGPGGSRGCWGLSCQLLKHTV